GACAGCTTGTTCAGCATCTTTTTGTTGGTTGATTACGTTGTATGTTTCATTCCAAATTATTCTTGATACTTCTGGATAAATTGGTGTAACTGGTCTTGGTTCTGCATTAATAAATACATCATAAAGATCTACCATGAATGGGATTTCTTTAGCTAATTCTTCTGTTTGGTATACTGATTCTCTTGTTGGATTTTGTCCAGCAACTATAGCTTTTTTTAATTGTTGTTCTGGTGAAGTCAAAAATTTAACAAATTTTTTAGCAGCTTCTAATTGAGCGCTTGAAGCATTTCCATTTATAGCTAAATTCCATCCACCTAATGTTGCTGAATGTCTTCCTCCTTCAATGTCACCTTTAGGAAGTGGAGCAATTCCAACCTTTCCAGCTGTAGGTGATGATGGATCTTGAATTAAAGGCCATGCATAAGGCCAGTTTCTCATAAATACAGCATCTCCATTTTGGAATAATCTTCTTGCTTCTTCTTCCATATATGTTGTAACACCTTTTCTTGTAGTACCTTCTTCAACTAATTTGTCCATCATTTCTAATGCTTGAATAGCTCTTTCTTTGTATTCTTCATTACCTATTACAACTTCTCCATTTTCTATGATCATACCACCATATGAATGTATAAATTCCATAACATTACATGTTAAACCTTCGTAAGAAGTTCCTTGCCAGATAAATCCATCGATTCCTTCTTTTTCAGAAATTTCTTTACCTATTTCATTTAATTCTTCCCATGTTTCTGGTACATCATATCCATATTTGTCTAATAAGTCTTTTCTGTAATATAATAAACCAGCATCTGTAAACCATGGTATTGCAACAATTTTATTGTTGTAGGTAACTGATTTAACTGTACCTGGTAAAAATTTGTCTAATTCAAAATAGTCATAGTCATCTGTTAAATCAGCGACAAATGGTTCAAATTCTGCTGGCCAAATAACATCGACCATTAAAATTGTTGGATCAGGTGTTCCCGATGCCAAATATGTAACATAAAGGTCATGCCTTGATGTTGAACTGTTTGGCATTGGTAATACTTTTACTGTTATGTCTGGATTTTCCTTGTGAAATTGTTCTACTTGTTGATAAAGCAATTCTAATTCTTTACCAACTGCACCAGCTGCAATTGAAACTTCAATTGAGAATGCACTTACCACAAAAACAACTGCTAATAAAAGCACTAAGGCTTTTTTCATAGTTGAAACACCTCCCTGAGTATTGTGTTGATTTATTTTCATTCAACAGTACTATTATAAATATTGTTACAGAGTATTAAAAACGTTACTTAGTTTGATGAATTACAAATAATGCCGATTATTGTTTATTATTCTCTATTATTTAACGATTTTGCAGTTTATCTAATAAAATTTTTTTTGATATAATTGAAATTGAAAGAAATAATTTTTCTTATAAGTGAGGAGATAAATATGTTTGACTTCATTTCTTTTGGAGAAATTCTTATAGATATGATTTCTACAGATTATGTGAACGGATTAAAAAATTCAAATGTTTTTGAAAAACACTTTGGGGGTTCTCCTGCAAATATAGCAATGAATATATCTTCTCAAGGTTTTTCAACTTCTGTCATTTCAAAAATAGGTAACGATCCTTTTGGAGATTACATATTAAGTAGAATGAAAAAATCAAAGGTAAACACTGATTTTATTAAAATAGACGATGATTATAATACTGATATCGTTTTTGTTCTTAAATCACAGTTTTCACCAGAATTTTATCCTTACAGATCATCATCTTTGAATCTTGAAGTGAATGATGAAGCAATTGAAGCTGTTAAAAATGCAAAAATATTTCATTTCTCAACATGGTCTTTATCATCTGATAATAATCTTGAAATACTTCTTAAACTTTTAAAAGTTGCAAAAGAAAATGATACTTATGTTGGTTTCGACCCAAATTACCGTAAAATTCTTTGGCATTCATCTATAGACATTCAAAACGCCATGAAGATAATTTTGCCTTACTGTGATTTGGTAAAACCTTCTGATGATGACGCGAAATATATTTTCGGAGAAAGGTCTATAGACAAATACATAGAAATATTCCATGAGTTGGGGGCTAAAAACGTCATTTTGACGCTTGGAAAAGATGGTTCAATAGTATCAAGCGGAGAAGAAAAAAGGTCTCAACCGAGCTTTGCAA
The DNA window shown above is from Geotoga petraea and carries:
- a CDS encoding carbohydrate kinase family protein, yielding MFDFISFGEILIDMISTDYVNGLKNSNVFEKHFGGSPANIAMNISSQGFSTSVISKIGNDPFGDYILSRMKKSKVNTDFIKIDDDYNTDIVFVLKSQFSPEFYPYRSSSLNLEVNDEAIEAVKNAKIFHFSTWSLSSDNNLEILLKLLKVAKENDTYVGFDPNYRKILWHSSIDIQNAMKIILPYCDLVKPSDDDAKYIFGERSIDKYIEIFHELGAKNVILTLGKDGSIVSSGEEKRSQPSFAKEVVDTTGAGDAFWSGTYIGFIENFDIFNAAKLGNAFSAENLKKVGAVLRLKNYHDLIDKYIQKGG
- a CDS encoding ABC transporter substrate-binding protein, yielding MKKALVLLLAVVFVVSAFSIEVSIAAGAVGKELELLYQQVEQFHKENPDITVKVLPMPNSSTSRHDLYVTYLASGTPDPTILMVDVIWPAEFEPFVADLTDDYDYFELDKFLPGTVKSVTYNNKIVAIPWFTDAGLLYYRKDLLDKYGYDVPETWEELNEIGKEISEKEGIDGFIWQGTSYEGLTCNVMEFIHSYGGMIIENGEVVIGNEEYKERAIQALEMMDKLVEEGTTRKGVTTYMEEEARRLFQNGDAVFMRNWPYAWPLIQDPSSPTAGKVGIAPLPKGDIEGGRHSATLGGWNLAINGNASSAQLEAAKKFVKFLTSPEQQLKKAIVAGQNPTRESVYQTEELAKEIPFMVDLYDVFINAEPRPVTPIYPEVSRIIWNETYNVINQQKDAEQAVNDLEKQLKELM